The genomic segment CGTGACCTTCAAGGCCATGTTCAAGAAGCGGCTGACCGAGCAGTATCCGGAGCAGCAGAAGACCACTGCCCCCCGCTTCCACGGCAGGCACCAGCTGAACCGCCATCCGGACGGCCTGGAGAAGTGCGTCGGCTGTGAGCTCTGCGCCTGGGCCTGTCCCGCGGACGCCATCTATGTGGAGGGCGCGGACAACACGGACGAGGAGAGGTACTCGCCCGGCGAGCGGTACGGCCGCGTCTACCAGATCAACTACGCCCGCTGCATCCTGTGCGGCCTGTGCATCGAGGCGTGCCCCACGCGCGCGTTGACGATGACGAACGAGTTCGAGCTGGCCGACAGCAGCCGCGAGAACCTCATCTACACCAAGGAACAGCTGCTCGCCGGCCTCGAAGAGGGCATGGTCGACTCGCCGCACGCGATCTACCCCGGCACGGACGAGCAGGACTACTACCGAGGCCTGGTGACCGAGGCCGCCCCCGGGACCGTGCCCCAGGTCGCCCTCTCCAAGGGGGAGACCCCGCAGGAGGCGGCCTCGGACTTCGGGGACGGCGAGCCCGCCTCGGAGAAGGTGGTCGGCCGATGACGCAGCTCGCCGCCTACTCGACCTCGACCGGCGAGGCCTTCCAGTTCTGGGTGCTCGGCACGGTCGCGGTGATCGGCGCCCTGTGCACCATCCTCATGAGGAAGGCCGTGCACAGCGCGCTCTGCCTGGCCGGGACCATGATCATCCTCGCGGTGTTCTACCTGGCCAACGGCGCGTACTTCCTGGGCATCGTCCAGATCGTCGTCTACACCGGCGCGATCATGATGCTCTTCCTCTTCGTCGTCATGCTCGTCGGCGTCACCGCGGCGGACTCCCTGAAGGAGACCATCAAGGGACAGCGCTGGCTGGCACTCCTGTGTGGCCTCGGCTTCGCGGTGCTGCTCTTCGCGGGCATCGGGAACGCCTCCATGAAGGAGTTCAACGGCCTCGGCAAGGCGAACGCCGGCGGCAACGTGGAGGGCCTCGCCGGGCTCATCTTCACGAAGTACGTCTTCGCCTTCGAGATCACCGGCGCCCTGCTCATCACGGCGACGGTCGGCGCGATGGTGCTCACCCACCGCGAGCGCACGGAGCGCGCCAAGACCCAGCGCGAACTGTCCGAGCAGCGCGTGCGCGAGGGCAAGCACCTGCCGCCGCTGCCCGCCCCGGGTGTGTACGCACGGCACAACGCCGTGGACATCGCGGGCCTGCTCCCCGACGGCACCCCGTCGGAGCTCACGGTCAACAAGACGCTGCGTGACCGCGGCCAGATCCGCGACGTGTCGAACGAGGCGCTGGACGACCTGCGGGCGCTTGAGCAGCGCTCCACCGACCGTCTGGAGCGGCCCGACCTGCGGAGCGGCGACATCGGGCGGACCGAGGAGGCGTCGAAGTGAACCCCGTCAACTACCTGTATCTCGCGGCCCTGCTGTTCACGATCGGCGCGACCGGCGTGCTCATCCGGCGGAACGCGATCGTGGTGTTCATGTGCATCGAGCTCATGCTCAACGCCTGCAACCTCGCGTTCGTGGCCTTCTCCCGGATGCACGGCAACCTCGACGGCCAGATCATCGCGTTCTTCACGATGGTCGTCGCCGCCGCGGAGGTCGTGGTCGGGCTCGCGATCATCGTGTCGCTGTTCCGTTCCCGCCACTCGGCCTCGGTCGACGACGCCAGCCTGATGAAGCTCTGAGGGGTCGCTGAATCGTGGAGAACTTGATTGCGCTGCTCGTCGCGGCGCCTCTGCTCGGAGCGGCCGTACTGCTGTGCGGCGGGCGGGCACTGGACCGCGCGGGCCACTGGCTCGGCACGCTGCTCGCGGCCGCCTCCTTCGTCATCGCCGTGGTGCTCTTCTCGGACATGCTGGGCAAGGGCGCCGAGGAACGCTCCCTGTCGCAGCACCTGTTCAGCTGGATCCCCGTGGAGGGGTTCCAGGCGGACGTCGCCTTCCAGCTCGACCAGCTGTCGATGACGTTCGTCCTGCTGATCTCCGGTGTGGGCACCCTGATCCACATCTACTCGATCGGGTACATGGAGCACGACGAGCGGCGCCGCCGCTTCTTCGGCTACCTGAACCTGTTCCTCGCGGCGATGCTGCTCCTGGTCCTCGCCGACAACTACCTGCTCCTGTACGTCGGCTGGGAGGGCGTGGGCCTCGCCTCGTACCTCCTGATCGGCTTCTGGCAGCACAAGCCCAGCGCGGCCACCGCCGCGAAGAAGGCCTTCCTGGTCAACCGGGTCGGTGACGTGGGCCTTTCCATCGCCATCATGCTGATGTTCACCACCTTCGGGACGTTCGCCTTCGGGCCCGTCCTGGAGGCAACGGGTGACACGTCGGAGGGCAAGCTCACCGCCATCGGCCTGATGCTGCTGCTCGCCGCGTGCGGCAAGTCGGCGCAGGTGCCGCTGCAGTCCTGGCTCGGCGACGCGATGGAGGGCCCGACCCCCGTCTCGGCCCTGATCCACGCCGCGACGATGGTGACCGCGGGCGTCTACCTGATCGTCCGCTCCGGCGCGATCTTCAACGGCGCGCCGGACGCACAGCTCGTCGTCACCGTCGTCGGAGCGGTCACGCTCCTGTTCGGTGCGATCGTCGGTTGCGCGAAGGACGACATCAAGAAGGCTCTCGCCGGATCGACGATGTCCCAGATCGGGTACATGATCCTGGCCGCCGGGCTCGGTCCGATCGGCTACGTCTTCGCGATCATGCACCTGGTGACGCACGGCTTCTTCAAGGCCGGCCTCTTCCTCGGCGCCGGATCGGTCATGCACGGCATGAACGACGAGGTCGACATGAGGAAGTACGGCGGCCTCAGGAAGTACATGCCGGTCACCTTCGTCACCTTCGGCCTCGGCTACCTCGCGATCATCGGCTTCCCCGGCCTGTCCGGCTTCTTCTCCAAGGACAAGATCATCGAGGCGGCGTTCGCCAAGGGCGGCACGGAGGGCTGGATCCTCGGCTCGGTGGCGCTCCTGGGCGCGGCCATCACCGCGTACTACATGACGCGCGTGATGATCATGACCTTCTTCGGAGAGGAGCGCTGGCGCAACCGGCCCACGGCCTCCCCGGTGCAGCCGGACGTCGAGCCGGCCGCGGAGACGCAGGGCGCGCACGACGAGCCGCACCCGCACGAGTCCCCGAAGTCCATGACGATCCCGATGATCGTGCTCGCCTTCGGGTCGGTGTTCGCGGGTGGCTTCTTCAGCATCGGCGACCGCTTCATGCACTGGCTCGAGCCGGTCACCGAGCACAGCCACGGCGACTCGCCGCTGAGCGCCGCCACGGTCACGGGCGCCACCATGGTGGTCCTCGTCATCGGCGTCGCCCTCGCCTACGTGCAGTACGGGCGCAGGCCCGTCCCGGTCACCGCCCCGCGCGGCTCGGTGCTCACCCGCGCCGCCCGCCGCGACCTCCTCCAGGACGACTTCAACCACGTCGTCCTGGTGCGCGGCGGCGAGCACCTCACGCGGTCCCTGGTCTACGTGGACCACACCCTGGTCGACGGCGTCGTCAACGGCACGGCGGCCTCGGTCGGCGGCCTCTCCGGGCGGCTGCGCAAACTGCAGAACGGCTACGCCCGCTCCTACGCGGTCTCGATGTTCGGCGGCGCTGCGGTGCTCATCGCCGCGACCCTGCTGATGAGGGCGGTCTGATACCGATGTCCTTTCCCCTGCTGACAGCGACGGCGGTCCTGCCCGCGGCCGGCGCGATCGCCACGGCAGCCGTCCCGGCCGCCCGGCGGACCGCCGCCAAGTGGCTCGCGCTGCTCGTCTCGCTCGCCACGCTCGGTCTCGCGCTGACCGTGCTCGTACGGTTCGACCCCGACGGCGACCGCTATCAACTGACCGAATCGCACGCCTGGATCAAGGAGTTCGGGGTGCGGTACGAGCTGGGGGTCGACGGCATCGCCGTCGCACTCCTCGCGCTCACCGCGCTCCTGATCCCGTTCATCATCCTGGCGGGCTGGCACGACGCCGACCCCCTGGAGACCAAGTCGTCGCGCTGGCGTCCCACCCAGGGCTTCTTCGCCCTGATCCTGGCCGTCGAGGCGATGGTGATCATCTCCTTCGAGGCCACGGACGTCTTCCTCTTCTACATCTTCTTCGAAGCCATGCTCATCCCGATGTACTTCCTCATCGGCGGCTTCGGGGACCGCGCCCACGCGGGCACGGACGAGAACGCCTCGGCGCAGCGCTCGTACGCGGCCGTGAAGTTCCTCCTCTACAACCTCGTCGGCGGCCTCATCATGCTGGCCGCCGTAATCGGGCTCTACGTAGTAGCGGGAAACTTCTCCCTCCAGGAGATCTCCGCCGCGCGCGCGGACGGCTCGCTCGACATGGCGACCAACACGGAGCGGCTGCTCTTCCTCGGCTTCTTCTTCGCCTTCGCGGTGAAGGCGCCGCTGTGGCCGCTGCACACCTGGCTGCCGAACGCGATGGGGGAGTCCACCGCCCCGGTCGCCGTCCTGATCACCGCGGTCGTGGACAAGGTCGGCACGTTCGCGATGCTGCGGTTCTGCCTCGGGCTCTTCCCGGAGGCGAGCGACTGGGCGACACCGGTCGTCCTCGTCCTCGCGCTCATCAGCATCATCTACGGAGCGCTGCTCGCGGTAGGCCAGCGCGACATCAAGCGCCTGGTGGCGTACGCGTCGATCTCGCACTTCGGCTTCATCATCCTCGGCATCTTCGCGATGACCTCGCAGGGCCAGTCCGGCGCGACGCTCTACATGGTCAACCACGGCATCTCGACGGCCGCGCTGATGCTGGTGGCCGGTTTCCTGATCTCGCGGCGCGGCTCGCGCCTCATCGCCGACTACGGAGGCGTGCAGAAAGTCGCGCCTGTGCTCGCCGGCACCTTCCTGATCGGCGGCCTGGCCACACTCTCACTGCCCGGCCTCGCTCCGTTCGTCAGTGAATTCCTGGTCCTGGTCGGCGCGTTCGCCCGCTATCCGGTGGTCGGGATCATCGCGACCGTCGGCATCGTGCTGGCCGCGCTGTACACGCTCGTCCTGTACCAGCGGACGATGACGGGACCCGTGAAGGCGGAGGTCTCGGCCATGCCCGACCTGCGGGTGCGTGAACTGGTCGTCGTCGCTCCGCTGATCGCCCTCCTGATCGGCCTCGGCGTCTACCCGAAGCCGCTCACCGATCTGGTGAACCCGGCGGTCGAGCACACGATGTCCGACGTACAGAAGAAAGACCCCAAGCCCGATGTGGAGGCGGCCAAGTGAGCGCAACAGCCGTCCACAGCCTGTGGACAATGGCGGCCGACCCGGTCGACAAGATCGACGCGCCCACCATCGAGTACGGGCAGCTGTCGCCGGTGCTGATCGTCATCGGCGCGGCCGTCATCGGAGTGCTCATCGAAGCCTTCGTGCCGCGCAAGACCCGGTACTACGCCCAGCTGTTCCTCTCCGTGGTCTCCCTGGCCGCAGCCTTCGCCGCGGTCGTCGGACTCGCGGCCCGCGGCTTCGGCACCACCAAGGCACAGATCGCCGCGATGGGCGCCATCGCGGTCGACGGACCCGCGCTCTTCCTCCAGGGCACGATCCTGCTCACCGGAATCGTCGCGATCTTCACCTTCGCGGAGCGGCGCCTCGACCCGGTGGCGCACGGCAACCGCGTCGACTCGTTCGTGGCGCAGGCCGGGTCCGTTCCGGGCAGTGAGGGCGAACAGGCCGCCACCAAGGCCGGTTTCGCCACCACCGAGGTGTTCCCGCTGGCGCTCTTCGCCATCGGCGGCATGCTCGTCTTCCCGGCGGCCAACGACCTCCTGACGCTCTTCATCGCGCTGGAGGTCTTCTCCCTGCCGCTGTACCTGCTGTGCGCCCTCGCCCGCCGCAAGCGCCTCATGTCGCAGGAATCCGCCGTCAAGTACTTCCTGCTCGGCGCGTTCGCCTCGGCGTTCACACTCTTCGGCATCGCCCTCCTCTACGGATACGCGGGTTCCGTGTCGTACGCGACGGTCGCGGACGTCGTCGAGGGCAACGTCAAGACCGTGGACCCGGCGCTCGCCGACACCATGGGCAACGACGCGCTGCTCCTGATCGGCGTCGCGATGGTGGTGATGGGGCTGCTCTTCAAGGTGGGCGCGGTGCCGTTCCACATGTGGACCCCGGACGTCTACCAGGGCGCCCCGACGCCGGTCACCGGCTTCATGGCGGCGGCGACGAAGGTGGCCGCGTTCGGCGCCCTCCTGCGCCTCCTCTACGTAGTCCTGCCCGGTCTGCGCTGGGACTGGCGGCCGGTCATGTGGGGCGTCGCGGTCATCACGATGCTGGGCGGCGCGATCATCGCGATCACGCAGACCGACATCAAGCGGCTCCTCGCGTATTCGTCCGTCGCGCACGCCGGCTTCATCCTCGCCGGTGTCATCGCCACCACCCCGGACGGCATCTCCTCCGTCCTCTTCTACCTGGGCGCCTACTCCTTCGTGACCATCGGCGCCTTCGCCGTCGTCACGCTGGTGCGGGACGCGGGCGGCGAGGCCACGCACCTCTCCAAGTGGGCGGGGCTCGGACGCCGGTCCCCGCTGGTGGCCGCGGTCTTCGCGGTCTTCCTCCTCGCCTTCGCCGGCATCCCGCTGACCTCCGGGTTCGCCGGGAAGTTCGCGGTCTTCAAGGCGGCGGCGGAGGGCGGCGCGGGCCCGCTGGTCGTGGTCGGTGTGCTGTCGTCGGCGATCGCCGCGTTCTTCTACATCCGCGTGATCGTCCTGATGTTCTTCAGCGAGCCGAAGGCGGACGGCCCCACCGTCGCCGTGCCGTCGCCGCTGACGATGACGGCGATCGGCGTGGGCGTCGCGGTGACGCTGGTGCTCGGTGTGGCCCCGCAGTACTTCCTGGACCTGGCGAACCAGGCGGGAGTCTTCGTCCGCTGACCCGATCCGTTCGTACGCAGCGCAGGCCGCCGCCCGGCATCCCGAGAAGGGGTGCCGGGCGGCGGCCTGTGGATAACTGTCCGGGGTGTCGGTGGGGAGCCCTATCGTGGAGGCAGTGGTCGAGGCAGGACGTACGGCGGGGGACAGGGCGATGGATGGGATCAAAGGCATGAGCGAGGTGACGGCGCCGGTACAGGCGCCGGGCGCGGCGACCGGCACCGTGACGGAGAGCGACGCGCTGCGCACGCTCCACCGCGTCTTCGGGTACGACGCTTTCCGCGGCGAGCAGGAATCGGTCATCGACCACGTGGTGGCGGGCGGGGACGCCGTCGTCCTCATGCCGACCGGCGGCGGCAAATCCCTCTGCTACCAGATCCCGGCCCTGGTCAGGCCCGGCACCGGCGTCGTGATCTCCCCGCTCATCGCGCTGATGCAGGACCAGGTGGACGCGCTGCGGGCGCTCGGTGTGCGCGCCGGGTTCATCAACTCCACGCAGGACTTCGACGAGCGGCGCGTCATGGAGGCGGAGTTCCTCGCGGGCGAGCTCGACGTGCTCTATCTGGCGCCGGAGCGGCTGCGCCTGGACGCGACCCTGGATCTCCTCGGGCGGGCCAAGATCTCCGTCTTCGCCATCGACGAGGCGCACTGCGTCGCCCAGTGGGGCCACGACTTCCGCCCCGACTACCTGGCGCTGTCCCTCCTCGGCGAGCGCTGGCCGGACGTCCCCCGTATCGCCCTGACCGCGACGGCCACCGACGCCACGCACCGGGAGATCACGCAGCGGCTCGGCATGCCCGATGCCCGGCACTTCGTGGCGAGCTTCGACCGGCCCAACATCCAGTACCGCATCGTGCCGAAGGCCGAGCCGAAGAAGCAGCTCCTCGCCTTCCTGAAGGAGGAGCACGCGGGCGACGCCGGGATCGTCTACTGCCTGTCGCGCAATTCGGTGGAGAAGACCGCCGAATTCCTCTGCAAGAACGGCATCGAGGCCGTCCCGTACCACGCGGGCCTGGACGGCGGCACGCGCGCGGCGCACCAGTCCCGCTTCCTGCGGGAGGACGGCCTCGTCGTCTGCGCGACGATCGCCTTCGGCATGGGCATCGACAAGCCCGACGTCCGCTTCGTCGCCCACCTCGACCTGCCCAAGTCGGTCGAGGGGTACTACCAGGAGACGGGTCGCGCGGGCCGCGACGGGCTGCCCTCGACGGCCTGGATGGCGTATGGGCTGCAGGACGTCGTGCAGCAGCGGAAGCTGATCCAGGGCGGCGAGGGGGACGAGGCGTTCCGGCGCCGGGCCTCCTGCCATCTGGACTCGATGCTGGCGCTCTGCGAGACAGCCCAGTGCCGCCGCGCGCAGCTCCTGACCTACTTCGGCCAGGAGGCGGGCGCGGAGTCCTGCGGCAACTGCGACACCTGCCTGACCCCGCCCGAGACCTGGGACGGCACGGTGGCGGCGCAGAAGGTCCTCTCCACGGTCGTGCGCCTGCAGCGCGAGCGCAAGCAGAAGTTCGGCGCGGGTCAGATCATCGACATCCTGCTCGGCAAGAAGACCGCGAAGGTCATCCAGTTCGACCACGACCAGCTCTCGGTCTTCGGCATCGGCGAGGAGCTGGCGGAGGCCGAATGGCGTGGCGTGATCCGCCAGCTGCTCGCGCAGGGCCTGATCGCGGTCGAGGGGGAGTACGGCACGCTGGTGCTCACCGAGACGAGCGGCTCCGTCCTCGGCCGCGAGCGCGAGGTGCGCCTGCGCAAGGAGCCGAAGCGGGCACCGGCGGCGCGGGCGTCCAAGAGCGACCGCAAGGCGAAGTCGGCGGCAGCGGTCGCCGAGCTCCCCCAGGAAGCGGTCCCCCTCTTCGAGGCCCTGCGTGCCTGGCGTGCGTCCCAGGCAAAGGAACAGGGCGTCCCCGCGTACGTGATCTTCCACGACGCCACACTCCGAGAGATCGCCACGCTGCGTCCCACGTCCGTGGGGGACCTGGCGGGCATCAGCGGAGTCGGCGAGAAGAAGCGGGCGACGTACGGCGAGGGCGTGGTCGGAGTCGTCGCGGAGTTCTTGGGCGGGGCGCCTGCGCCGAGTGGGGCGGTGAGCGGGACGGCTGCGGGGCCCGAGGCGCCATTCAGCGACGAGGTGGAGCCGGACTGGGGGGACGAAGAGCCGGACTGGTGAATGTCTCGAGGTCCCTCGGTCGGCTCCCGGGACGGGAGTCGATCAGACGGTCTGCCTACGGGGATGGCGGTGCTGACCGCCGAGCTGTGATCGCGGTGAGGTCGAGATCGATGGTGAACGGGACGCTTACCTTGAGGACGTCGTGGAAGATGCCGGTCGGCGCGTACATGCGCGTCGCAGGTTCGAGTTCAAAGACGTAGACCACGGGACGGCCCTTGTCGTTCTCCACGCGCCAGTAGTGGCGGATGCCCGCCTTGGCGTACTTGAGCGGCTTGGCCTCTCGGTCGCGGGCCTCGGAGTCGGGCGAAACGACTTCGATGGCCAGCACGACGGTCTCCGCGGGGACGCGTGTCTGTCCGGGGTCCAGGATCTCCTCGGCGGGTACGACCACGACGTCGGGCTCGGGTCGGTTCTGCTGGTCGATGTCGATGGTGAATTCGCGGAGGACTTCGAGACCTGCCGGGGCAGCGTCTTCGAGTCGCCTTTCGAAGAAGCTGACTGATCGTGCATGAAAGATCGTTTGCGGACTCACGAAGACGAGGCTCCCGTCGATCAGCTCCGTGTGCGGAGGCAGATTGGGAAGCCGGTCCAGGTCGTCGGCGGTCCAACCACCCTCGGGAGGGACCGGCCACGTGGGCCCGGAAGCCTCGGGTTCGACGCTCATCAGTGCTCCCATGGGGTGGAGTCTCACCGGCCCGACCAGCGTATCGGGCGGGAACCCGTAGAGGTCTGCACGTACGTGTGAACGAGTGTCGGTACCTTGACTCCTTCCAGAGGCCTCCGTCGAGGTCACATGGCGTCCAGCGCCTCCCTCACCGCCCGCAGGGTCGCCGCGTCGTCGGCTCCGAGCGAGCGGGCGTCGGTGACGAACTGTGCCGCCAGCGCGGCGAGTTGCCCGCGGTCAGGAGTGGCCGTGCCCGCCGGAAGCGGGGCGACCCTCGTGCCGGCGCCGCGGCGCGTGTGGATGAGGGAGGCCGCTTCCAGCGCGCGATAGGCGCGCGCCACCGTGCCCGCCGCCAGACCCAGGTCGGCGGCGAGTTGGCGGACGGGCGGGAGGCGTTCGCCCTCGGGGAGGCGGCCCGTGGTGATGAGAGCGGAGAGCTGGGCCCGGATCTGTTCGTAGGGCGGGACGGGGCTCGTCGTGTCGACCCGGACGGCGGGGCCTCTGGCCGGGCCCGTCATCGGCGGCCCGCCCTGGGAGCGACGATCGTGGTCAGGGACCACGTCATCGTGGACGCCGCGGACAGGGCCACGGGGACCAGTATCCAGGCCGACCCGGACGCGCCCACGCAGTCGAGTCCGAGGAGCGCGCCCGCGGCGAACGTCGTCGTCCCCAGCAGGGGAGTGGAGACCAGCAGACCCCAGGCCGCGGTGATCGCGAGCGCCCGGTCGCGGCGTGGCTGTTCCTCCGAGGGGCGGCGGGCGATGCGGCGCAGGGACCAGGCGCACGCGGCCGTGCCGAGGGCGAGCGAGGCCAGGACGGGGGCTCCGTAGAAGAGGCCGGGCCAGGGGCCGACGGTCTGGGTCATGCCCTGACAGGTGGCCGAGAGGGTGCGACCGGCTCGGCCCTGGTCGTCAGGGGAGGCCATGACGGCGGCCGCTATGAGGAGAGTGAGGAGCGTCAGCACCTGTGCGATCAGGAGGCGGGTCGTCCGGGGCGGTACGTAGTCCCGGGCTCTGCGCGGGGTGAGGCCGGCGCTGCGGATCGGGTCGCGGGG from the Streptomyces venezuelae genome contains:
- the nuoK gene encoding NADH-quinone oxidoreductase subunit NuoK; amino-acid sequence: MNPVNYLYLAALLFTIGATGVLIRRNAIVVFMCIELMLNACNLAFVAFSRMHGNLDGQIIAFFTMVVAAAEVVVGLAIIVSLFRSRHSASVDDASLMKL
- the nuoI gene encoding NADH-quinone oxidoreductase subunit NuoI → MAESNQESHDSNQSNQGFQNPVAGFGVTFKAMFKKRLTEQYPEQQKTTAPRFHGRHQLNRHPDGLEKCVGCELCAWACPADAIYVEGADNTDEERYSPGERYGRVYQINYARCILCGLCIEACPTRALTMTNEFELADSSRENLIYTKEQLLAGLEEGMVDSPHAIYPGTDEQDYYRGLVTEAAPGTVPQVALSKGETPQEAASDFGDGEPASEKVVGR
- the recQ gene encoding DNA helicase RecQ — translated: MSEVTAPVQAPGAATGTVTESDALRTLHRVFGYDAFRGEQESVIDHVVAGGDAVVLMPTGGGKSLCYQIPALVRPGTGVVISPLIALMQDQVDALRALGVRAGFINSTQDFDERRVMEAEFLAGELDVLYLAPERLRLDATLDLLGRAKISVFAIDEAHCVAQWGHDFRPDYLALSLLGERWPDVPRIALTATATDATHREITQRLGMPDARHFVASFDRPNIQYRIVPKAEPKKQLLAFLKEEHAGDAGIVYCLSRNSVEKTAEFLCKNGIEAVPYHAGLDGGTRAAHQSRFLREDGLVVCATIAFGMGIDKPDVRFVAHLDLPKSVEGYYQETGRAGRDGLPSTAWMAYGLQDVVQQRKLIQGGEGDEAFRRRASCHLDSMLALCETAQCRRAQLLTYFGQEAGAESCGNCDTCLTPPETWDGTVAAQKVLSTVVRLQRERKQKFGAGQIIDILLGKKTAKVIQFDHDQLSVFGIGEELAEAEWRGVIRQLLAQGLIAVEGEYGTLVLTETSGSVLGREREVRLRKEPKRAPAARASKSDRKAKSAAAVAELPQEAVPLFEALRAWRASQAKEQGVPAYVIFHDATLREIATLRPTSVGDLAGISGVGEKKRATYGEGVVGVVAEFLGGAPAPSGAVSGTAAGPEAPFSDEVEPDWGDEEPDW
- a CDS encoding NADH-quinone oxidoreductase subunit J, producing the protein MTQLAAYSTSTGEAFQFWVLGTVAVIGALCTILMRKAVHSALCLAGTMIILAVFYLANGAYFLGIVQIVVYTGAIMMLFLFVVMLVGVTAADSLKETIKGQRWLALLCGLGFAVLLFAGIGNASMKEFNGLGKANAGGNVEGLAGLIFTKYVFAFEITGALLITATVGAMVLTHRERTERAKTQRELSEQRVREGKHLPPLPAPGVYARHNAVDIAGLLPDGTPSELTVNKTLRDRGQIRDVSNEALDDLRALEQRSTDRLERPDLRSGDIGRTEEASK
- a CDS encoding Uma2 family endonuclease, producing the protein MSVEPEASGPTWPVPPEGGWTADDLDRLPNLPPHTELIDGSLVFVSPQTIFHARSVSFFERRLEDAAPAGLEVLREFTIDIDQQNRPEPDVVVVPAEEILDPGQTRVPAETVVLAIEVVSPDSEARDREAKPLKYAKAGIRHYWRVENDKGRPVVYVFELEPATRMYAPTGIFHDVLKVSVPFTIDLDLTAITARRSAPPSP
- the nuoL gene encoding NADH-quinone oxidoreductase subunit L — its product is MENLIALLVAAPLLGAAVLLCGGRALDRAGHWLGTLLAAASFVIAVVLFSDMLGKGAEERSLSQHLFSWIPVEGFQADVAFQLDQLSMTFVLLISGVGTLIHIYSIGYMEHDERRRRFFGYLNLFLAAMLLLVLADNYLLLYVGWEGVGLASYLLIGFWQHKPSAATAAKKAFLVNRVGDVGLSIAIMLMFTTFGTFAFGPVLEATGDTSEGKLTAIGLMLLLAACGKSAQVPLQSWLGDAMEGPTPVSALIHAATMVTAGVYLIVRSGAIFNGAPDAQLVVTVVGAVTLLFGAIVGCAKDDIKKALAGSTMSQIGYMILAAGLGPIGYVFAIMHLVTHGFFKAGLFLGAGSVMHGMNDEVDMRKYGGLRKYMPVTFVTFGLGYLAIIGFPGLSGFFSKDKIIEAAFAKGGTEGWILGSVALLGAAITAYYMTRVMIMTFFGEERWRNRPTASPVQPDVEPAAETQGAHDEPHPHESPKSMTIPMIVLAFGSVFAGGFFSIGDRFMHWLEPVTEHSHGDSPLSAATVTGATMVVLVIGVALAYVQYGRRPVPVTAPRGSVLTRAARRDLLQDDFNHVVLVRGGEHLTRSLVYVDHTLVDGVVNGTAASVGGLSGRLRKLQNGYARSYAVSMFGGAAVLIAATLLMRAV
- the nuoN gene encoding NADH-quinone oxidoreductase subunit NuoN, whose product is MSATAVHSLWTMAADPVDKIDAPTIEYGQLSPVLIVIGAAVIGVLIEAFVPRKTRYYAQLFLSVVSLAAAFAAVVGLAARGFGTTKAQIAAMGAIAVDGPALFLQGTILLTGIVAIFTFAERRLDPVAHGNRVDSFVAQAGSVPGSEGEQAATKAGFATTEVFPLALFAIGGMLVFPAANDLLTLFIALEVFSLPLYLLCALARRKRLMSQESAVKYFLLGAFASAFTLFGIALLYGYAGSVSYATVADVVEGNVKTVDPALADTMGNDALLLIGVAMVVMGLLFKVGAVPFHMWTPDVYQGAPTPVTGFMAAATKVAAFGALLRLLYVVLPGLRWDWRPVMWGVAVITMLGGAIIAITQTDIKRLLAYSSVAHAGFILAGVIATTPDGISSVLFYLGAYSFVTIGAFAVVTLVRDAGGEATHLSKWAGLGRRSPLVAAVFAVFLLAFAGIPLTSGFAGKFAVFKAAAEGGAGPLVVVGVLSSAIAAFFYIRVIVLMFFSEPKADGPTVAVPSPLTMTAIGVGVAVTLVLGVAPQYFLDLANQAGVFVR
- a CDS encoding GntR family transcriptional regulator — encoded protein: MTGPARGPAVRVDTTSPVPPYEQIRAQLSALITTGRLPEGERLPPVRQLAADLGLAAGTVARAYRALEAASLIHTRRGAGTRVAPLPAGTATPDRGQLAALAAQFVTDARSLGADDAATLRAVREALDAM
- a CDS encoding NADH-quinone oxidoreductase subunit M; translated protein: MSFPLLTATAVLPAAGAIATAAVPAARRTAAKWLALLVSLATLGLALTVLVRFDPDGDRYQLTESHAWIKEFGVRYELGVDGIAVALLALTALLIPFIILAGWHDADPLETKSSRWRPTQGFFALILAVEAMVIISFEATDVFLFYIFFEAMLIPMYFLIGGFGDRAHAGTDENASAQRSYAAVKFLLYNLVGGLIMLAAVIGLYVVAGNFSLQEISAARADGSLDMATNTERLLFLGFFFAFAVKAPLWPLHTWLPNAMGESTAPVAVLITAVVDKVGTFAMLRFCLGLFPEASDWATPVVLVLALISIIYGALLAVGQRDIKRLVAYASISHFGFIILGIFAMTSQGQSGATLYMVNHGISTAALMLVAGFLISRRGSRLIADYGGVQKVAPVLAGTFLIGGLATLSLPGLAPFVSEFLVLVGAFARYPVVGIIATVGIVLAALYTLVLYQRTMTGPVKAEVSAMPDLRVRELVVVAPLIALLIGLGVYPKPLTDLVNPAVEHTMSDVQKKDPKPDVEAAK